In Malus sylvestris chromosome 16, drMalSylv7.2, whole genome shotgun sequence, the following are encoded in one genomic region:
- the LOC126606267 gene encoding endoglucanase 5, whose amino-acid sequence MTRNCNLAPCVLLALLLLGILHLESATATDFTYGEALDKTLMFFEAQRSGKLPETQRVNWRGDSGLKDGLAQGVNLVGGYYDAGDHVKFGLPMAFTVTMLSWGAVEYRKEISDLAQLGQTLRAIRWGTDYFMKAHPQPNVLWGQVGDGDSDHYCWERAEDMTTPRTAYKIDESYPGSDLAGETAAALASAAIAFKPYNSSYSALLLVHAKQLFTFADRFRGLYDESIGTAKNFYTSSGYSDELLWAAAWLFEATNDQYYLKYVVDNAVYMGGTGWAVKEFSWDNKYAGVQILLSKVLLEGRGGAYTSTLKQYQAKADYFACACLQKNDGYNVQKTPGGLLYVREWNNLQYVTSAAFLLAVYSDYLSAANAKLTCPDGQAQPQELLNFAKSQADYILGKNPNSMSYIVGIGQNYPVHVHHRGASIPSVFTLHSAVECVQGFETWYQRPEANPNVIYGALVGGPDQNDNFSDDRSSYEQTEPTLSGTGPLVGLLSKLQSLNGIHPSYNKGTPNSQPTIPREGANDHEEQNPVQAPETQIKLIHSIGNTWTVGKTTYYRHKVVLKNTSQKPISDVKLEIEDLKGSVWGLIPTPEKNIYELPQWHKVLQPGSECIFIYVQGGSQADVSIVSYH is encoded by the exons ATGACGAGGAACTGCAACCTTGCACCGTGCGTTTTGCTAGCCTTGCTACTACTCGGAATTCTCCACCTCGAATCAGCCACCGCGACAGACTTCACCTACGGCGAGGCCCTGGACAAGACCTTGATGTTTTTCGAGGCACAAAGGTCAGGTAAGTTGCCGGAAACTCAGCGTGTCAACTGGCGCGGCGACTCGGGACTCAAGGACGGCCTTGCTCAAGGG GTGAACTTGGTAGGAGGGTATTATGATGCTGGTGATCATGTGAAATTTGGACTGCCGATGGCGTTTACAGTGACAATGCTTTCATGGGGAGCTGTTGAATACAGAAAGGAAATTTCGGATTTAGCGCAACTGGGTCAAACCTTACGGGCCATCCGATGGGGCACTGACTACTTCATGAAAGCACATCCACAACCTAATGTTCTCTGGGGACAG GTAGGAGATGGGGACTCGGATCACTATTGCTGGGAGCGTGCAGAAGACATGACAACTCCAAGAACTGCTTACAAGATTGACGAAAGCTATCCCGGTTCGGACCTTGCCGGAGAAACTGCAGCCGCCTTGGCATCGGCCGCCATAGCTTTCAAGCCTTACAACTCTTCCTACTCTGCTCTCCTCTTAGTTCATGCAAAACAG CTCTTCACGTTTGCGGATAGATTCAGAGGTCTATATGACGAGTCCATTGGCACTGCTAAGAATTTCTACACTTCATCAGGCTATTCG GATGAACTACTTTGGGCGGCGGCGTGGCTGTTTGAAGCGACGAACGATCAGTACTACCTCAAGTATGTGGTGGACAACGCCGTGTATATGGGCGGAACTGGATGGGCTGTCAAAGAATTCTCTTGGGATAACAAATATGCTGGTGTCCAAATCCTTCTCTCAAAG GTGTTGTTGGAAGGAAGAGGCGGTGCATACACTTCCACACTAAAGCAATATCAGGCCAAAGCAGATTACTTTGCATGTGCTTGTCTCCAGAAAAACGATGGCTACAATGTCCAGAAAACTCCTg GAGGACTATTGTACGTGAGGGAATGGAACAACTTGCAGTACGTGACATCAGCAGCATTTCTCCTAGCCGTCTACTCCGATTATCTCTCCGCCGCAAACGCCAAGCTAACTTGTCCCGACGGCCAAGCCCAACCCCAAGAGCTCCTCAACTTCGCCAAGTCACAGGCGGACTACATACTCGGCAAAAACCCCAATTCCATGAGCTACATAGTTGGGATTGGACAAAATTATCCAGTCCATGTCCACCACAGAGGCGCTTCAATTCCCTCTGTTTTTACTCTCCACTCTGCGGTCGAATGTGTGCAAGGTTTTGAGACGTGGTACCAGCGCCCCGAGGCAAACCCCAACGTCATCTACGGTGCCCTTGTGGGAGGCCCTGACCAGAATGACAACTTCTCCGACGACCGCTCTAGTTATGAACAGACTGAGCCTACGCTTTCTGGCACCGGTCCCCTTGTTGGCCTCTTGTCTAAGTTGCAGAGTTTGAATGGCATCCATCCAAGTTATAATAAAGGCACCCCAAACTCCCAGCCAACCATACCAAGAGAAGGTGCCAATGACCATGAAGAACAAAATCCAGTACAAGCTCCAG AGACCCAGATCAAACTGATTCACTCAATCGGCAACACATGGACCGTTGGGAAAACAACATATTATCGCCACAAGGTGGTACTGAAGAACACATCGCAGAAACCGATATCGGATGTGAAGCTGGAGATTGAAGATCTCAAAGGGTCTGTGTGGGGTCTCATCCCAACACCAGAAAAGAACATCTACGAGCTTCCTCAATGGCACAAGGTCTTGCAGCCTGGCTCTGAGTGCATTTTCATTTACGTCCAAGGTGGTTCTCAGGCAGACGTTTCCATCGTAAGCTACCATTAA
- the LOC126606271 gene encoding nucleolin 1, translating to MGKSNKKSATKVEAPAVVVPAPKSGKKGKRGAGNEIEKVVSAKKQKVNEGVAQAIQKKKVEAKTQKKKVETSSSEEESDVSSDSDVKAPKSKVAAQNGLAAAIKKKEVSTESSDESSDESEDDDETPAKVTGQKPAAAAKKGPSVAVKKADTSSSGSEDEGTTKDEDSIDSPDSDEDMEDTGSDGSEEEVSSDKEEDDEQPKTPVTSSKTLFVGNLNFRIEEHDVRNFFKDAGEVVDVRFASDPEGKFKGFGHVEFATAEEAKKALEFNGSELLGRDVRLDLARERGEKGAYTPTGSESNSHQKGPRGASKTIFIRGFDSSLGEDEIRSSLQEVFSSCGEITRVSIPKDYETGASKGMAYMDFTDADSFTKALGLDGSEFGDSYLKVEEAKPKGDFGTPRSNDRGRGGGRFSRGGDRGRGFRGRRGGRDGGRGGRDGGRGRGRGRKYT from the exons ATGGGCAAATCAAACAAGAAATCCGCCACCAAA GTTGAGGCTCCTGCTGTGGTTGTTCCAGCTCCTAAGTCTGGAAAGAAAG GTAAGAGAGGAGCCGGGAACGAAATAGAGAAGGTTGTGAGCGCAAAGAAGCAGAAGGTTAATGAGGGTGTAGCGCAGGCCATTCAGAAGAAGAAAGTGGAAgcaaagactcagaagaagaaAGTGGAAACTAGTAGTTCCGAGGAGGAGTCCGATGTGTCTTCTGACTCTGACGTGAAG GCTCCTAAATCTAAGGTAGCTGCTCAGAATGGTCTAGCTGCTGCtataaagaagaaagaagtctCAACCGAAAGCTCAGATGAGAGTAGCGATGAATCGGAAGATGATGAT GAAACCCCTGCAAAGGTTACTGGCCAAAAGCCTGCTGCAGCTGCTAAGAAAGGTCCATCAGTGGCTGTTAAGAAGGCAGACACTAGCAGCTCTGGATCTGAAGATGAG GGTACCACAAAGGATGAGGATTCAATTGACTCTCCTGACTCTGATGAGGATATGGAGGATACTGGCTCTGATGGTTCAGAAGAGGAAGTCAGTTCCGACAAAGAAGAGGATGATGAACAG CCCAAAACCCCAGTTACTTCTTCTAAGACGCTGTTTGTTGGAAACCTGAACTTCCGTATCGAGGAACATGATGT GAGGAATTTCTTCAAAGATGCTGGCGAAGTTGTTGATGTCCGTTTTGCCTCAGATCCTGAAGGGAAGTTCAAGGGCTTTGGGCATGTGGAGTTTGCCACAGCAGAAGAAGCAAAGAAG GCTCTTGAATTTAATGGTTCAGAATTGCTTGGTCGTGATGTCAGACTTGATCTGGCTCGTGAAAGGGGCGAAAAGGGTGCTTATACCCCTACCGG GAGTGAGAGCAACTCACATCAGAAGGGACCACGTGGTGCGTCCAAAACAATATTTATTCGAGGTTTTGACAGCTCTCTTGGGGAGGATGAG ATAAGGAGCTCCTTACAAGAAGTTTTTAGTTCTTGTGGTGAGATAACAAGGGTCTCCATCCCCAAAGATTATGAGACTGGCGCCTCTAAGGG AATGGCTTACATGGACTTCACGGATGCAGACAGCTTCACCAAAGCTCTAGGACTTGATGGAAGTGAATTTGGAGACAGTTATTTGAAGGTGGAAGAGGCTAAACCAAAAGGTGATTTTGGTACTCCCAGGAGTAATGATAGAGGACGTGGTGGAGGACGTTTTAGCAGAGGTGGGGATCGGGGACGTGGTTTCAGAGGTAGACGTGGTGGCAGAGATGGTGGACGTGGTGGCAGAGATGGTGGACGTGGTAGAGGACGTGGAAGAAAATATACCTAG